In Chitinophaga sp. HK235, a single window of DNA contains:
- a CDS encoding LD-carboxypeptidase translates to MNRKHFLSTLITAGAGIPAIKTLAAVGITGTDTAKQLQVPPYLKPGDIIGITCPAGYIKKEEILPSLRIMESWGFNIRIGQTVGARDYSFGGTDAERTKDMQAMLNDNNVKAIMCGRGGYGAARIIDQLDFSRFQKNPKWVIGFSDITAFHCHINRHFGIATLHSKMCNSFPDDFNKAEPIVQDTIMSIYQALTGKKMQYTAAPDPNNRKGTARGILIGGNLSVIQSVSGTDSEIDTNGKILFLEEVGEYLYNLDRMLGTIQRSHKFDNLAGLIIGGFNRLKPDDPGEEFGRTVYDMVKEKVKNFKYPVCFNFPVGHQKNNYALKCGMMHTLTVADDKVTLKE, encoded by the coding sequence ATGAACCGTAAACATTTTCTTTCCACGCTTATAACTGCCGGTGCTGGTATACCAGCCATAAAAACCCTTGCTGCTGTTGGCATCACCGGCACAGATACTGCCAAACAACTCCAGGTGCCTCCCTATCTGAAACCCGGGGACATTATCGGTATTACCTGCCCGGCCGGTTACATTAAAAAAGAAGAGATCCTGCCCTCATTGCGCATCATGGAAAGCTGGGGGTTTAATATTCGTATAGGCCAAACCGTAGGAGCACGTGATTACAGCTTCGGAGGCACGGATGCAGAAAGAACAAAAGACATGCAGGCCATGCTGAACGATAACAATGTAAAGGCTATCATGTGTGGCCGCGGAGGATATGGAGCCGCCCGGATCATAGATCAGCTGGACTTCTCCCGCTTTCAGAAAAATCCTAAATGGGTAATCGGGTTCAGTGACATTACCGCCTTTCACTGCCATATCAACCGCCACTTTGGTATTGCAACGCTCCACTCCAAAATGTGCAACAGCTTCCCGGACGACTTCAACAAAGCAGAGCCCATTGTACAGGACACTATCATGTCTATCTATCAGGCTCTCACCGGTAAAAAGATGCAGTACACGGCAGCTCCTGATCCCAACAACCGCAAAGGCACGGCACGCGGCATCCTCATTGGCGGTAACTTGTCTGTCATACAAAGTGTGTCCGGCACCGACTCAGAAATAGATACCAACGGTAAAATTCTGTTCCTCGAAGAAGTAGGAGAATATCTGTACAACCTGGACCGTATGCTGGGCACTATCCAACGTTCCCACAAGTTTGACAATCTCGCAGGATTGATCATCGGCGGCTTCAACAGATTAAAGCCCGACGATCCGGGTGAAGAATTTGGCCGTACCGTATACGATATGGTAAAGGAAAAAGTCAAAAACTTTAAATACCCAGTATGCTTCAACTTCCCGGTAGGACACCAGAAAAACAACTATGCCCTCAAATGTGGTATGATGCACACTCTTACCGTGGCCGATGATAAAGTAACGCTGAAAGAATAA
- a CDS encoding porin family protein — protein sequence MRKILLVLLFVLTAILGVYAQKKVSYGLKGGLNFSNHTGNFDNYRTGIYGGGFAEVKLNKRWAIQPEVVYYKNTGSGVFNYAHTLSESTTAAPMIKTTRKEHYISIPVMIKYYAAPKLYIEAGPELNYLAAATEQLEDHRYNVADQYNRTGLNLSLGAGYQLPCGFGINARYSVATHSREQTSTTYNNTGKVGLTYTINHK from the coding sequence ATGAGAAAAATTCTATTGGTGCTGTTGTTTGTGCTGACGGCAATATTGGGTGTCTATGCCCAGAAAAAAGTCAGCTATGGCCTGAAGGGAGGGCTTAACTTCTCCAATCATACCGGCAATTTTGACAACTATCGTACAGGCATCTATGGTGGCGGTTTTGCAGAAGTCAAACTCAACAAACGCTGGGCTATACAACCGGAAGTAGTGTATTATAAAAACACTGGCAGTGGTGTGTTTAACTACGCCCATACACTGTCTGAAAGCACTACTGCTGCACCAATGATAAAAACCACCCGGAAAGAACATTACATCAGTATTCCTGTTATGATCAAATATTACGCTGCACCTAAATTATACATAGAAGCAGGGCCGGAACTAAACTACCTGGCAGCAGCAACCGAACAACTGGAGGACCATCGTTATAATGTAGCAGACCAATATAACAGAACAGGCCTGAATCTTTCATTAGGCGCGGGTTATCAGCTGCCCTGCGGATTTGGTATCAATGCACGGTATAGTGTTGCTACACATTCCAGAGAACAGACATCCACGACATATAACAATACCGGAAAAGTTGGTTTGACTTACACTATTAATCACAAGTAG